The genomic interval CATCGAATCCGAAGCCGTCGCCGGTCGAGAGGAATTCTTCCGGACCGATAAGGGACGATTTGAGGGCGCTGATCCTCGCTGCGACGCCGCGGTAAAGGGCTTCGTGGATCTTAAATTCCCGCAGGATATGCCGTATGAGATTACGCTGATCATCATCGTCGTATATCGAGAAATCGCGCGAGTATCCCATGGCGTCGATCGTCTTCCTGAGTATCTTGCTGCACTGTGAATGAAAGGTCCCGACCCAGGAGCCATGCATATCCTTTCCCGTCAGCGACGAAATTCTCTCTTTCATTTCATTGGCCGCCTTGTTCGTGAACGTCACGGCGAAAATGGATTTGTTGGTGAGGCGCTTTGCCTTCAAGAGGTACGCAAACTTGTGCGAGATAACCCTCGTCTTCCCGCTCCCCGCACCTGCGAGTATCAGGAGAGGGCCTTCGGTATGGAGAAGGGCATCGCGCTGCTGGGGATTCAAACCTTCTAATAAGCTGTCTTTCGGCATGGGGGATCGCTTCTATAATACCATAAATGGCAGGACGGACGCCAAAATTTCATGACCATACCAAAGACACGCTCCGGTCCCTGATTATTCAACGGTAACGCTCTTCGCCAGATTCCTCGGCTGATCAACGTCACACCCCCGTAATACGCCGATGTGATATGCGAGGAGTTGCAGAGGCACGGTCAGCAGGATTGGCGTCAGATAGGCATTGGATGGCGGAACGGACATAGAGAAATCAGAGAGTGCAGGAACCTCACGATCTCCGGCGTTCACGAGAGAGACGACTTTGCCGCCCCTGCTCTTCACTTCCTGGATGTTGGAGATTATCTTTTCGCGGAGCGTATCTTTCGGCGCCAGGACGACGACCGGAAGTTCTTCGTCTATCAGCGCTATGGGCCCGTGCTTCATCTCTCCGGCGGGATACCCTTCCGCATGAATATAGGAGATTTCTTTGAGTTTGAGCGCACCTTCGAGGGCAATGGGGTAATCGATGCCCCTGCCGAGGTAGAGAAAGTCGTCTGCCTTGCAGAGGGCCTTCGCCATGGTTTCTATATCTTCGTTGCGTTCAAGGATCTGTTCCACTTTGTCGGGGAGAGAGAGCAACTCCCTCAAGAGGAGACCGGCCTTCTCTCCCGACAGGGCGCCCGTTGTCGAACCCACTGCCACGGCAAACAGGTAAAGCCCGATGATCTGGGAGGTGAAGGCCTTTGTGGATGCGACACCGATTTCAGGGCCGGAGTGGGTATAAAACACGGCGTCTGCTTCCCTCACCGATGAGCTTCCGACCACATTGCAGATACTGAGGACTTTCGCACCAATCTTCCTCGCCTCCTTCTGGGCAGCAAGGGTGTCGGCGGTTTCCCCTGACTGGGTTATCGCTATGAGGAGGTCGCCCGGTTTTATGAGGGGGTTTCGGTACCTGAATTCCGAAGCCACATCGACCTCGACGGGGACCCGTGCGATATTTTCGATGGTGTATTTGCCGACGAGGGCTGCGTGCCATGAGGTGCCGCAGGCGACGATGAAGATCTTCCCGATAGCCTTTAGATCGTCTTCCGTGAGACCGAACTCTTCCAGGTTCACTTCTCCTCTTTCCGCACTGAACCGTCCCCTCAGCGTATCCGCAATCGCCCGCGGCTGCTCGTAGATCTCTTTCAGCATGAAGTGTTTATATCCGCCTTTTTCCGCCATGGAAGGGCTCCACGATATGGACGTCACCTCTTTCTGGATCGGGACCCCTTCGAGCGTCGTTACCATGACACCGTCATCGGTCAGAATCGCCATCTCCCCGTCGTCGAGGAACATCACCCGTTTCGAGTGATTGAAGAAGGCCGGCACGTCGGAAGCGATAAAGTATTCCCCGTCACCGAGGCCGACGCAGAGGGGACTATCTTTCTTTACGCCGATGACCTTGCCTTCTTCTTTTTCACTGATCACCGCGAGGGCATAGGCACCCCTGACGTCTCTCAGGGCGTCCCGGACAGCATCTTCCAAAAGACGCCCCTCCGAATATTTGTGAATGAGGTGGCACAATACCTCCGTGTCCGTTTCAGAGGTGAAACGGTACCCTTCCGCAATGAGCATTTGTTTCAACTCCAGGTAATTTTCGATTATCCCGTTATGGGCGATGACTATCCCGCCGGACCTGTGGGGATGCGCATTCTCCTCCGAAGGTTTCCCGTGAGTCGCCCAACGCGTATGTCCTATGGCGGTTCGGCTTTCCCCGCTATCTCTTCCAAAGAGGCTGAGGAGGTCATTCACCTTGCCTTTGCACCTCTTGATCGCTATCTTTCCTTCGGAAAAATAGGCTAGCCCTGCTGAGTCATAGCCCCTGTATTCAAGGCGCTTGAGTCCTTCCAGCGCAACCGGGATGGCGTCTCCCTTTCCCGTATATCCGATTATCCCGCACATGACAGCAGTCAGCAATCGGAGGATGGCTTCATAAAGCAGCCTTCCCGGCTACCTGACACGCTTCTGCCTCCCACCCTTCTTTTTTTCTCCCTTCCCCGTTAGGCCTTTCTTCAGCACCCAATTTCTTATGTTCTTCTGCGGCACCCTCGAAAGCGCCAGCGACATCGGAGGAACAGGTTCCGTTATCGTGGAGCCTGCACCGACATACGCTCCCCTTCCGATCGAAACGGGCGCGATGAGCTGTGTGTCGCTCCCGATAAAGACGCCGTTCTGAATCTCTGTCCGGTGCTTCTCTTTCCCGTCATAATTACAGGTTATGGTCCCGGCGCCGATATTCACGTCCTTTCCCACGAGCGCATCTCCGATATAGCTCAGATGCGATGCCTTCGTTCCGTCGCCAACGACAGACTTTTTTATCTCCACAAAATTGCCTATCTTTGCACGGGAGCCTATCGATGACCCCGGCCGTATATGCGCAAAAGGTCCGATCTGCGCATTCTTCTTTATCTCCGATTGTTCTATGACGGATGAATCTTTTACCGTCGTATTGTCTCCGATCACGCTTCCGGTGATGCGCACATTGGGATATACCGTGCAGCCGCGGCCGATACGGCTGCCCCTCTCAAGATAAACATTTGGATAAACGAGCGTGTTCCTCCCGACCTCCACCCCCGCATGGATGTGAACCGAAACGGGATCGATAAAATCGACTCCGCCCCTGATCAGGTCGTTGACGATCCTCTCCTGCATGACCCGCTCGGCCCTCAAGAGTTCCTGCCGCTTGTTCACCCCCACGAGTTCATCCTCTGATCCGATACCGTAAACCCCTACGCGCAGATCTTCCTTTGCAGCTATCTCGACGAGGTCGGTCAGATAGTATTCTCCCTTCGACTTGTTTATCCGGATCCTTAAAAGAAGCCTTGTGACGGGTGCGCTGACCGCATAAATCCCGCTATTAACCTCCCGGATTTCTTTCTGTTCGGGAGAAGTATCTCTCTCTTCGATGATCTGCCGGACCCTGCCGGAATCGTCTCTCACGATTCTGCCATAGGACGAAGGATCGCCCGCGAAGAAGGAAAGGACAGACAGGGAGTCCGCATGTTTTCTTGACCGCTCCAAGAAATGTTTCAGGGTATTCACGGTAATCAGGGGAGTGTCTCCGTTCAGTACAAGTATCGTCCCTTCAAAACTACCGAGGAGCGGGAGGGCCTTCAAAAGGGCATCACCCGTCCCTTTCGGCTCTTTCTGCACCGCGTAGGAAATCCGGGAGCCGGTGACGGCACGCCTGATCTGCTCGGAATGTTTTCCGACAACGATGACTGTTCTTTCCGGATTGACCCCTTCGACCGCGTCGAGGACATACTGGAGCATCGGCCTGCCGCAGAGCTCATGAAGGACCTTCGGCTTCGAAGAGTACATCCTCTTTCCGAGACCGGCCGCCAGCACAACGCAGGCTATTGGCATCTCTCCGCCTCGAGAATCTTCGAAGGTGCCGCGATGCCTCCGGAGAGGATAATCTTAATGCCTTCCTCTATAGGTATGTCCGTATAAATGATGTCTGTTTCCCGAAATAGCACGATCTCCCCGAGGTAGAGGTTGTTCGTGGGGATATAGACGGCCCTGAGGCATAATTCACTGCGATTCTTTTCAGACTTTATCGTGCATTCCTTTGTGAGGAAACCAAAGGAAAACGATCCCTGTCTCGGGTATTCGACCACGACAAATTCCCTGAATGAACTCTTGTTCTCCGGTGAGAAGGCGTCGACGAGATGCTTCACCGCCGTATAGAAGCCTTTAATCACGGGGATCTTCAGGAAGAGTCTCTCCAGGAAGCCGATCACCTTTTTCCCGAAAACATTCGTCGAGATGAAGCCGGTGATGAACACGAGAATGACGGCCGATATGAATCCGAGTCCCGAGACGTGATAGCCGAGGATATTGTCGAAAAAAGGAAGGAGCCCATCAACAAACTTGAAAAACCAGACGATCGCCCAGATGGTTATTATGCCGGGAATCGTAATGACGAGCCCGGCAAGAAATCTCCTCTTGATGGTGCTGCGGATAGAGGTCATCTTATCTTTCTGCCTTGGTCATGACCTCATCGGGCACGTCAAAATTCGCATACACGTTCTGTACGTCTTCATTCTCTTCGAGGATTTCTATGAGCTTCATCGTCTGCTCCGCGGTCTTTTCATCGAGAGGGACATAGCTCTTCGGGAGCATCGTCGTCTCTGCAAGGGAAACAGCTACGCGCGATCCCTCAATGGCCGTCTTCACGGCGTTCAGATCCTCCGGCGACGTGATCACCTCGTAACTGTCTTCCCGGGGATCGTTCCTCATGTCGAGGGCTCCGGCATCGAGAGCGACGGTCATCAGGGCGTCCTCGTCGGTCTTGTTCTTTTCGACAAGGATGTATCCCCTTTTTTCGAACATCCAAGATACGCATCCGGCCTCACCCATGTTCCCGCCGTGCTTCGACATGATATGCCGTATCTCGGAGACCGTCCTGTTCTTATTGTCGGTGAGCACTTCGATGAGAACGGCGACACCGCCGGGACCGTATCCTTCATAGATGAACTCTTCGTATGTCGTCCCGGGCAATTCCCCGGTACCCTTCATAATGGCCCGTTTAATATTGTCATGAGGCATGTTAACCTCTTTCGCCTTCTCGATCGCAGTCCTGAGCCGCGGATTGCCTTCAGGATCACCTCCGCCGAGCCGTGCGGCGATGGAGATTTCCTTGACGATCTTGGTGAATACCTTGCCCCGTTTCGCATCTGTATGAGCCTTTTTGTGCTTGATCTGAGCCCATTTCGAATGTCCCGCCATGATTTATTTCCCTCCGCTGCTGGTCCATTATTCTACCACAGGAGACGCCCTTTTTTTAAGACTGAAAGGAGGATGTCGGAAGTCCGTATCGTAAGCCAGGCAGGAGAAATGAACCCTCATGCTGCCGTCAAAGAACCGGCCGCTTACCTTTTACTCAATGCCGTAATCCTTTATCTTGGTAAGAAGGGTCTTATAACTCACCGTGAGCAGTTCTGCGGCCCTGCTCTTGTTCCCCTTCGTTTCCCGCAAGGCCTTTCTTATCCTCCGGGTCTCTGCAAGCCTCACCGCCTCCTTCGTGGTCTCCTCGAGGGTCCCCTCCATCGGTAGGTCGTGTATTGTTGACGCGCCGGCGCCTTGGGGCAGCGAGATATGCTCCGGGGTGATCATGCCGCCGTCACAGAGGATCACGGCCCGTTCAATGGTATTTTCGAGTTCTCTCACATTTCCCTTCCACGGGTATTTCATGAGCAGGTCGATCGCTTCAGGAGAGATACTCTTCGCTGCCGTCTTAATCTCAGCGGAGTATTTCTTCGCAAAGAAATCGGCTAGCAACGGTATGTCTTCAGCCCGTTCCCTCAGGGGAGGAATCGATAACGGGAAGACGCTAATTCTGTAGTAGAGGTCTTCCCTGACGCTCCCGTCCGCCACAGCCTTCTCGATCTCCTTGTTTGTCGCGGCGATAACCCTTACGTCGACACTGATCGGCTTCAATCCGCCGATACGCTCTATCTCACCTTCCTGTATCACCCTGAGGATCTTTGCCTGAAGGGAAATGTTCATTTCCGCAATCTCGTCGAGGAATATCGTCCCCCGGTCCGCAAACTCGAACTTACCGATCTTTCGCGCCTCCGCACCGGTGAATGCACCTTTTTCGTACCCGAAGAGTTCCGATTCCAGAAGCTCCCCCGGTATCGCGGCGCAGTTGATCGGGACAAAGGGATTATCTTTTCTCGGACTGACGAAATGGATCGCCCTGGCAAACAGCTCCTTTCCCGTCCCGCTCTCGCCGAGGAGGAGCACGGTAGTCTTTGCCGGAGCAACC from Thermodesulfovibrionales bacterium carries:
- the glmS gene encoding glutamine--fructose-6-phosphate transaminase (isomerizing) — protein: MLTAVMCGIIGYTGKGDAIPVALEGLKRLEYRGYDSAGLAYFSEGKIAIKRCKGKVNDLLSLFGRDSGESRTAIGHTRWATHGKPSEENAHPHRSGGIVIAHNGIIENYLELKQMLIAEGYRFTSETDTEVLCHLIHKYSEGRLLEDAVRDALRDVRGAYALAVISEKEEGKVIGVKKDSPLCVGLGDGEYFIASDVPAFFNHSKRVMFLDDGEMAILTDDGVMVTTLEGVPIQKEVTSISWSPSMAEKGGYKHFMLKEIYEQPRAIADTLRGRFSAERGEVNLEEFGLTEDDLKAIGKIFIVACGTSWHAALVGKYTIENIARVPVEVDVASEFRYRNPLIKPGDLLIAITQSGETADTLAAQKEARKIGAKVLSICNVVGSSSVREADAVFYTHSGPEIGVASTKAFTSQIIGLYLFAVAVGSTTGALSGEKAGLLLRELLSLPDKVEQILERNEDIETMAKALCKADDFLYLGRGIDYPIALEGALKLKEISYIHAEGYPAGEMKHGPIALIDEELPVVVLAPKDTLREKIISNIQEVKSRGGKVVSLVNAGDREVPALSDFSMSVPPSNAYLTPILLTVPLQLLAYHIGVLRGCDVDQPRNLAKSVTVE
- a CDS encoding DUF502 domain-containing protein, which codes for MTSIRSTIKRRFLAGLVITIPGIITIWAIVWFFKFVDGLLPFFDNILGYHVSGLGFISAVILVFITGFISTNVFGKKVIGFLERLFLKIPVIKGFYTAVKHLVDAFSPENKSSFREFVVVEYPRQGSFSFGFLTKECTIKSEKNRSELCLRAVYIPTNNLYLGEIVLFRETDIIYTDIPIEEGIKIILSGGIAAPSKILEAERCQ
- a CDS encoding YebC/PmpR family DNA-binding transcriptional regulator codes for the protein MAGHSKWAQIKHKKAHTDAKRGKVFTKIVKEISIAARLGGGDPEGNPRLRTAIEKAKEVNMPHDNIKRAIMKGTGELPGTTYEEFIYEGYGPGGVAVLIEVLTDNKNRTVSEIRHIMSKHGGNMGEAGCVSWMFEKRGYILVEKNKTDEDALMTVALDAGALDMRNDPREDSYEVITSPEDLNAVKTAIEGSRVAVSLAETTMLPKSYVPLDEKTAEQTMKLIEILEENEDVQNVYANFDVPDEVMTKAER
- a CDS encoding sigma-54 dependent transcriptional regulator, whose protein sequence is MESILIVEDKESMAQMLKETIETAGYRPVIARDGTEGIRKVRTDKIDLVLTDLKLPQKNGMDVLMAVKEENPLIPVILMTAFGSVDLAVRAIKEGAFDFITKPFDTDHLLHLIKKAIDNQRLIAENTLLKEELSSVIGMPKILGKSKEITDVAQKIQKVAPAKTTVLLLGESGTGKELFARAIHFVSPRKDNPFVPINCAAIPGELLESELFGYEKGAFTGAEARKIGKFEFADRGTIFLDEIAEMNISLQAKILRVIQEGEIERIGGLKPISVDVRVIAATNKEIEKAVADGSVREDLYYRISVFPLSIPPLRERAEDIPLLADFFAKKYSAEIKTAAKSISPEAIDLLMKYPWKGNVRELENTIERAVILCDGGMITPEHISLPQGAGASTIHDLPMEGTLEETTKEAVRLAETRRIRKALRETKGNKSRAAELLTVSYKTLLTKIKDYGIE
- the glmU gene encoding bifunctional UDP-N-acetylglucosamine diphosphorylase/glucosamine-1-phosphate N-acetyltransferase GlmU; the encoded protein is MPIACVVLAAGLGKRMYSSKPKVLHELCGRPMLQYVLDAVEGVNPERTVIVVGKHSEQIRRAVTGSRISYAVQKEPKGTGDALLKALPLLGSFEGTILVLNGDTPLITVNTLKHFLERSRKHADSLSVLSFFAGDPSSYGRIVRDDSGRVRQIIEERDTSPEQKEIREVNSGIYAVSAPVTRLLLRIRINKSKGEYYLTDLVEIAAKEDLRVGVYGIGSEDELVGVNKRQELLRAERVMQERIVNDLIRGGVDFIDPVSVHIHAGVEVGRNTLVYPNVYLERGSRIGRGCTVYPNVRITGSVIGDNTTVKDSSVIEQSEIKKNAQIGPFAHIRPGSSIGSRAKIGNFVEIKKSVVGDGTKASHLSYIGDALVGKDVNIGAGTITCNYDGKEKHRTEIQNGVFIGSDTQLIAPVSIGRGAYVGAGSTITEPVPPMSLALSRVPQKNIRNWVLKKGLTGKGEKKKGGRQKRVR